The following are from one region of the Alkalimarinus sediminis genome:
- the ispG gene encoding flavodoxin-dependent (E)-4-hydroxy-3-methylbut-2-enyl-diphosphate synthase: protein MKFESPIKRRKSRKIWVGNVPVGGDAPIAVQSMTNTDTLDIDSTVKQVIQLQDAGADIVRVSVPTLEAAETFARIRNQVKVPLVADIHFDYKIALKVAELGVDCLRINPGNIGREDRIKAVISAARDSGVPIRIGVNAGSLEKDLQKKYGEPTPDALVESAMRHIDILDRYDFQDYKISLKASDVFMTVAAYRKIASQIEQPLHLGITEAGGLRSGTVKSSVGLGMLLMDGIGDTIRVSLAADPVQEIKVGFDILKSLKLRAKGINFIACPSCSRQNFDVVATMNDLEARLDDVTDPLDVAIIGCIVNGPGEAKEVDVGLTGGSPANLLYLDGVPDHKLKNESLVDNLERTIREKIAQRQSAADNEQSDQIIVKG from the coding sequence ATGAAGTTTGAATCACCTATAAAACGCCGAAAATCAAGAAAGATTTGGGTGGGTAATGTACCCGTAGGCGGCGATGCACCTATTGCTGTGCAGAGCATGACAAATACAGACACTCTGGATATCGACTCGACTGTTAAGCAAGTTATCCAACTTCAGGATGCCGGCGCAGATATTGTTAGGGTGTCGGTTCCCACACTCGAAGCGGCCGAAACATTCGCCAGAATACGTAATCAGGTTAAAGTGCCTCTGGTTGCAGATATCCACTTTGATTATAAGATTGCGTTAAAAGTCGCAGAGCTTGGCGTTGACTGCTTGAGAATTAACCCAGGCAATATAGGTCGCGAAGATAGAATTAAGGCCGTGATAAGTGCTGCGCGCGATAGCGGTGTACCCATACGAATTGGTGTTAATGCAGGTTCATTAGAGAAAGATCTGCAAAAGAAGTATGGTGAGCCAACGCCAGATGCATTGGTGGAATCAGCGATGCGCCATATTGATATTCTCGATCGCTATGATTTTCAGGATTATAAGATCAGCCTTAAAGCTTCCGATGTATTTATGACGGTTGCGGCATATCGAAAAATTGCTAGCCAGATTGAACAACCATTGCACTTGGGCATCACCGAAGCCGGTGGTTTACGATCGGGAACTGTTAAATCATCTGTTGGTTTAGGAATGTTGTTAATGGATGGTATTGGCGACACGATTCGAGTTTCACTCGCGGCAGACCCAGTGCAAGAGATCAAAGTCGGTTTTGATATTTTGAAAAGCCTCAAGCTTAGAGCCAAGGGTATCAATTTTATAGCTTGTCCGAGTTGTTCAAGACAGAACTTTGATGTAGTGGCAACAATGAATGACCTGGAGGCGCGACTGGACGATGTTACTGACCCGCTAGACGTAGCCATCATTGGTTGTATCGTAAATGGCCCCGGAGAAGCAAAAGAGGTGGATGTGGGGTTAACAGGTGGGTCGCCGGCTAACTTATTGTATCTGGATGGTGTTCCTGATCATAAGCTAAAGAATGAAAGCTTGGTTGATAATCTTGAGCGAACGATCAGAGAAAAAATTGCGCAGCGTCAGTCTGCCGCAGATAACGAGCAATCAGATCAAATTATTGTTAAAGGTTGA